The sequence ACTTGACGTAGCGCAGAGGAATCAAACCGTCGTCCTTGTAGTCCTCCTCTGACAGGTCGAGAGTCTGCGTGGCTTCGCTCCGCTCGGCGTCGTCAAAGCCCATCGACCGAGGAAGATTGATGAAGACCTTCATCTCCTTGGGGGCTTTCGCTGAGAGACATGACGGGGAGACGGACGGGGTCCCGTAAGCCTTCAAATCCTTCCCTCCCTTTACCCAGCCTCCCCTTGCGAgtcacatgaatgaaaaaaacaaaaaccaaacctcACCAAAGTCTGAAGACACCAGCTTCATGGAGAAGAGCTTCACCGGCTGGTTGAAGGCGATGGTTATCAACAACTggaagggataaaaaaaaatatatttatacatatcaaaatattaaattttgTCTTGTGAGCGTTCAAAGGCAGCGCGTCCGGATCAGTTTATCAAAGCTCTGCAGCGTTTCCTCCCTCAGATCAGCTGTTTGTCCAGGAGGAGAAAACCATCACCTGAACCCTGGGACTGCGAGTCAGAccacttcagagctgctggaagctCCATTTATCATAgacttccagtctttatgctaagctaaccggaaatgctacccacaggaagtgGACCACCGGACGTCCAGAGGAGAGATCTGGTCCCAGTCTGGATTCCACTGGATCCGTGTTTGTTCCTGCACGGCTCGGCGGCGTTACAAACAGATCCAGTGGAATCCAGGGGTCAGTCTGCGGAGGTCGGGAAAGGGGATGCTGcccaagaggaagaagaaaaaatatttcaaggaCCTGATTTATTAATCTGTCACGGCCCCAAAATATTTCTTCCTCACATTCCACTTTCTCGGGCTCCGTCGGTTGCAGCTCCACCtgttaataattattattattattattattatttttttttaattccatgaCTGTTCCAGAACTTCGGGGATTATTTCAGaattttccaaaatattttcggacgtggaaaacatgttttcaggttCCAGGACTTTTCCAGGATCTGTTCATGACCGGAGAAACCCAGCTGCTAGCGCCGCAACAGCAGGCTCGCTAACACTCCAccactttctaaaaaaaaactgccacttCAGAGGTTTGGAgtttgagtttaaaaaaaaaaaaaaaaaaaaaaactatttgatgcaaaaaaaaaaatctgttcatgCAAGACAATACAAATAATGTATTGTTTATAATAATGTATTCTTGTTTTAGGACTACgtgtttgttgatttttcagTTATTCTATAAACAGGCTGACAGAAAggctcatctctccctctctgtcactaaAAGAACAGAACCTGTGTTCTTCACCTGCAGTTGGTTGGTAAAGCGGgggattttttaatttttcatgatAATCATGACTGTTAGTACgctcatcatcattattgttctGACCTGTTCGTCGCAGTCGGACTCCAGGTAGCTCGGCTCTTTGTTTAGGCAGTTGTCGAAGCCCATGTCGTCGCTCTCGTTCAGGCACTCACAGCCGGCTTTGTTCACAAAAGGCATGAGGTCCATCTGAAAAGACAGCAGAGTGTCACCGAGCCGCGTCACCGAGCCCAGAACACGAAACGGTGCGCGGCGGGCAGTGAGGCGCGTGGACTCACGTATCCCTTTGGAATGTCGGAGTCCTCGCTGTTCCCCGGGTCGTTCTCTGTGTGCTGTTTGATCTTCTCCTCCAGGCCGGCGGCGTCCGCACCCTGATACTGATCCACCCGCACCCGGTTCCTGAAGAACAGGAACGTGGGCGTCGCTGAGATGTTGTTGCTGGCCGCTGtcgcctgagagagagagagagagagagagagagagacagacagagagagagagagagagagacagtgaaaagATGTATTGACAGTGAGATGTAAAGCTGCAGACTCGACTCGTCGGCCCACAAACTCACAGCTGACAAAATAGTAATTTTTGCTTTAATAAATTTCATCAATAACTTTTAGCTTTTTTGGatgttaaaacattttctctcgTCTGGAAAAGACAATTTGTTCTCCAGGGCGTCTCTGCAGCAACAtacaactttatttacaacaacgTTCTGTTAGACATTTTCcctttatcaaaataaataaatgaataaataagtaagtaaacaATGCAGCAATTTTTATATCACCATGTTGACCTGATACTTTGTCCTAACATAAaccaaattttttaaaaagtgtgtatgtgtgtatatacacacatacagttacaTACACAGAGTTCACACACCTTTTACAGATTTGTAAGGTTCAGGTGGGATCACAGTTTTACAAATCACAAATAGGAGAGAAAACATCCCTGATCATGTCAAATTGATTTCTCCAGAGGTTTAGTTGATCGTTACAGCCCGACTGCCACATATCGACTATCTGTTCATACACAGCAGCTTTCATAACCGAGGGGAAGAGATTTACTTCCACATATGAACAACCGtcccagtgattttaaatgtttgtcctGTTTATAAATGGTCAAGAGACCATTTATCAAATCATGTGGAGGAACTACAGATTTCAacaacacagaatcaaaatgggaatttggggaatttttaaaaagcaaaacgtttccctgggggactattttccttgggggactattttccctggcggaggaggaggaggaggaggaggaggagggagcgtttcagtgtgaaaaagtcctgaaaagccaacagtgctgctgcttttaggaaaactcatgtggaggactttattccgctgatggaaaactggagtgaagaaagtgtgaaggctctgaaagttcatgttcatatcgtagtggaatgaatggaaaccagcggctggaggaaagggaggaggagtgatgtggcagctctgaaagcccactgctcgctctgggaggagagcagaggaacgttctggaacctgcagaggaaccgGGGCGGCCCTTTAAactaacatctctctctctctctctctgagaatGCGCCGCTGGTGAAAAACAATGTAGGCGTTGCTTGAAAAAAACGAATGCCGAGTTAAAGGTCGGCGTGTCTGTGGCGGCGGAGCTGCCGCGACTCACCTGACAGACGTGGACGTCGACTTCGAGGAAGACAACCTGTGGGTACTTGTTGCTCAGCAGGGCGAAGGCAGGACCTATTCTGACACAAGGCCGACACCTGGGGGGTCAGACAGAGCTCGTCAGCAAACCGCCAGCCTCATGTCACAAAGTCTTTACTCTAAATCTGTACCTTGAATTCAAACACAaggcagtgacagtgacagatcaCAAAGCCTCGTTTATGTGTAAACTAAGAGTTGATCAAGGTGTTCGGGGTTTTTTTACGTGTTTTTGAGCTGTTTGGGCTTCCGTACACACACGTGAAGCTGCACAACGCCAACACATGACAGCTGGGGGTGAACGGGCGCTGAGACGCAACCTGAGCTGAGGGGAAGACACCTGAATCACATGACCTCAACCAAACTTtagcattttccattttccaatagtatctgatattgatattttccTGGGTATTGTGTCGAGAAATATTAACACTGGCATTGTGAAAGCTGCAATGAATAGCCCAGTAATTGATTAGCCATAGACTATTAATTAATCACCCACTATTTTGCTAATCGACTGATCATtctgagtcatttttaagaggaaaaaacccaaattctctgattccagcctgtcagatgtgaatatttcctTGTTACTTTATTCCTCTGTGACAGAAAAACTGaatatctttgggttgtggacaAAACAAGATTATTACACAACATTATTATCTTTATTACACTGCTTACAttgtttatttaaccatttaactgtgcagTAAGTTATACCTATATATGGTGGACATGACAATAATTCAACAGTGCTGTATCCCTGTGTATGCTCAGCTTCTTATCTCTGTATTTATTGCTATAATATTTTGTagcattaatgcacatattgagacTTAATGCACTTTTGACACAACTTCAGACATAATTCAcgttatgtatttttaaatttgtaaggcacatatttcttatttctttctatttcttataacgTAGTTCTCCTCTTGAgagctgagcagctgcagctgatccaGTCTCCCcgagggatcaataaagtttttctgactctgattctgatctgaAGATCACCTGAGGTCGTGGCTTTGGGCTGTGGGAAACTGGGATCAACATTTTGAAccattttatggaccaaacaacttCATCGATTACTCAAGAAAATGATAGACACATTAATCTATAATGAAAAGGGGATTTTAGTATCTAACTGTCTGTACGTTGTGTGGGTCTCTGGTAACTTGTGACTGGCATCTGTCAGAGATTATAATCCCTCAGACACCTGGTCCAGGTGCAGCAGCCTGAATATGCCAAGTatcatgtaaacggaatattccagttgctgcagcgcatataaacaccttattcaaAAAATCACCTTATCCAGAATATTGaccgaatcggaatatggtgtgcatgtaaacgcagtcAGTGTGCGGCCCGCAGCTGGAGCAggtgtgcagcagcaggtggGCTTTGACGATTTGGGTGAGAACCACCCGGTTAATCGATTAATCGATGACAACACAGGTGCTAGTCGCAGCCATCCTGGTGTACATGAGTCCTCACAGGCACAAGCTGCTCAAAGTTTAGCCACAAGTTCAGATcagctgtgttttcctctgaggAGCCGGTGAGCCGGTGAGCCTGGTCATGGAGCGGAGCTCCGTCCCGGCCGGTTCCTCAAACACACCCCGGCCCAGGACCCGGCGGCTCCGGACCCGGCGGCTCGGCTCCGCTCCGGAATATTGCCGTGTCATGGCTAGCGCTGCTGCTAACgcctgctaacgttagcatgctAACGTGGCTAGCGTGCTAACCCGGCTCCCACAGCGGCTGGCACCTCGTGTGCTACATGCTAAGCCCGTTAGCGGCGGAGCGGCCTCGGCGCCCGGTCCGTGTCTTACCCGGCCATCGTGAACTTGACCACGGCGAGCCGGGAGCCGGCGGCCGCGAGCTCCGGCTGGAAGTCCGAGTCGTTCCCGATTACCTTCACGCCGACCATGGTGGAGTTTACAGCGGCGGTGTCAGCGTGCTGGGTCGGTGCGGTGATGGCGGCGGGGACGGGGCTcgctcacaaacaaacaaacacacaaacaaacaaataaaaacacgtTTTGTGTTGCGCTGTTCGGCTGTTCGCACTACAACAGACCGCGCTCACGCACTGACGCAGTGTGACTACAGAGCGCACTGACGTCATGGCTCCGaatgcattctgggatatgCGACCAAGGaagaaacatcatcatcattattattattattattattattattattattattattattattattgttgttgttgttgttgttgttgttgttgttgttgttgaacatACTTATGGCCATACAAACTGTCGCAGAGGACACAGACAGCGCATCACACTCCAATGTAgtaaactaaagaaaaaataaagaagaataaATTACAGAGTTATGGAGGTTTTAGACGCTAAACTGAACAAAATCCGAGGCAGAGAAACGGAAACTGGAGCGAGGGCCTGGGAgttctgctgcacacacacagcaaaacaacaaaacaataaaacaacattaaaacaatatccCAGCGCCCCTTGAACCTCAAAATccaaagaaagcaaaataaattcgTGTGTGAGACAGATAGGTCTGtgtggtaacacacacacaacccgatttgtgtgtgtgtgtgtgtgtgtgtgtgtgagagagagagagagagagagagagagagagagagagatgggggggggggggcagaggtgCTTCCTCTGCAGATTAAAACTCGTTTACCGgctgctttttttctcctcgtTTCTGGCAGCTGCAGTGAGACgcgctgcctgtctgtctgacctgtcagCCCGGCGAcagacagggggcgctgtgggcAGGTGGcagacagggggcgctgtgggcAGGTGGcagacagggggcgctgtgggcAGGTGCCCCCTGGACCGTCGGCCCTCGCAGCAGACAGGAGAAACACCGCGGCCCCCAGGAGCCACAGACTGGAGCCACTTTCTGACGGACCGACCCAACaacaatattcataataaacattttccaCAGTTTGAATCATGAATCCCAAACTTCTGCCTCGTCTCGGaccccgagagagagagacaggagacgTTTGTACCAACAACTGACTGTCATACCAGAAACTGACTGTCATTTAATTTATCTGTAAAATAAGTATAGGAATGACGCCTTTATTCATGTGTCGTAATCCTTTCTAGCCCTGATAAAGACGGTCTGAACTGAAACTGAGAGACTGCAGGGAAACTGAATCATACACATGATCACAAAGGTGCAGCtgtttcaataataataattttaataacagTTTAGTAATGAATACTCAACAAGCATCATTAACCCGGTTATTACACTCCACATGTGTAGGCTACGTTCTGGTTTCTTGTAAATGCCGATGGATATAAATATTAATCTGTTCGGTACATGGGATTTCTTGCAGGGCTGAACGATGTATATTGTTATCATATTGATTTCTAGATTTGAACATGCATGATATTAATTTGTCAAAGGGAAATGATATCAGATTCAGGGTTaggggttgttgtttttttctctcacaaatttgtgattttacagtattagagtttgtgtatgttttttctcatgaaattaggttttttcctcacaaatatACGTTATATACGAATATacgagtttttttcttgtacatgTTTCTTGTACATTTACAGAAtatctgcttttttcttttttcttttgtttctttttcattttcttttcttttctttttttttcttttttctttttttttttatattaaatctGGGAATATgtactcccccccccccccatgatTACGTCAGGGCTCTGAACCCCCTGCACCCCCAACCCGCCGTCGTATGTGAGATAGACAGCAGCGGATTGGCTCTGTGTGGCTCCGCGGTGTTGCCGTAGTTACCGTATTTACTGAAGCAGCAGCGCAACTGAACGGGATTAGCAGCGGCTCGCGCTCCTCAAACAGATTAGAGGTataaaactgctttttaaaaaacatcagtTGTGAACAGAGCACCGAGGCTGCGGCGGATGATgaggaggtgatgaagatgatgtgcTGACGGAAGCGGAGCAGAGTCTGAGGAGGAAACGTGTCCATCAGCAgaggaggaataggaagaggagcagaagcagaagcaggaggagcagcagcagaagcaggaggagggccaggaggagcagcaggagccggCGTGTTGCTCCTCTTCGCCGCAGCTCCACAGAAACTGCACCGGGGATCCACCATGGGGGCCGCCATCTTTGAAGAACCcactgaataactttattgacagtCCCGCGGTGAGAGAGGAAGCGCGTGACCtgacctttgtttgtttgtttgtttgtttgtttgctgaaagtaagtaaatctttatttaaaaacacaaacacacaatcaacAAAACCAAAGTAAATGTCAGAGTGAAGATCCGGCCAGaaccaaaacacagaggagaaaaaaaatcatttattcattaatcaagtaaaaacaaagtcaCTTCaaaatttcccagtttgggatcaataaagtaaatctatctgtctatctatctatctatctatctatctatctatctatctaaaacatGATAGAGAATGTCGCATCGGCTGTCAGTCACTGTTTTAGAttagtatttgtttgtttgttttgtttcgtgaGGAAGAAATAAATCTCGCATGCgccttgttttattgtgtttattaatttattaatttatctatTATTTATCTGTAAATCTTTATTGAAAGTCCTGAACACAGAAGATAGCAGGACTGCGTGCACACAGGTGAAGCTGCAAGACAAGAAAACATCAAGTGGtcaaaagagagaaatacagcaaaaacaaaataaacctaaaaaaaaaaaaaagaaaagagaagtaatgaaaatataacaataacaaacaaaaaaaaatgcgaGGTTATGACGATAAACTcactgaaaaacactgtaaacacagcCTGCATTTGTGAGGAAGAAATAAAACGCTGACCCGCTTCATAacaaagaaattatttaaaaaaaaaaaaaactcaattaatAAGGAAAACGCATTATCGTTTTTGTTACTATAAACATAGCAGCCAAATATAACGTTTCCATATAAAAGAGAAATCTGAGAAAATGTTATTAACTATTAACTAAAATCTTTCCACAGCTCACATGTAAACAAGTGAGGAGCGAGTTTCACGTCTGAAATGTTTCTGGATCAACTTAAATCAACTTATCAATCACGGAATCActgaattagccaaataaaacggaatctatttttaacgcgtaatttgacataataacacctgcaccggcaccacaggagccaaaaggcaaagacactctccagctacagcagcgcactgacatagattgtgtaacaaagtgaagaggtgccactctgctgtagtttcactggctaacagcagcacactggtcTGTGTTAttacatgcatactactgctcattcattggtagttgaattgttatgtctgtttgataagtaatttacatttttaaaacaaataataatttaacatattgttaaattatttgagtcaagcttactggtaaacatctactcgttcaagataatttattatgttctacaactcataatcatacactaacactacatagcaagtgtttgagcaacatatctcctctgggctcCGCGGTAAAAAGTCCCTCccctctcagtttttttttctcttaaatttaacaatttaaatctcagagaaaatttgatttttttctgatgaatttaatttttaatcttgggaatcagagttttttttttttttttttttttcttggaatattacccctCCTCCCTCGGCTCCATTATTATctccattattattttttttattcctgtaaAGGCCCAAACACCCCGTCACAGATTAATGCATAAAGTGGTGAATTCATGGATTATCAGATGTTAGTTGGGATTAGTGTTAGGAAGTTAAATGCACCATAATCCCTGTTGTGTCCTCATAACATAGAGAAGAAAGAGACGGGTGATAATCTCGCCTCTCTTCGTTAACCTGAACGGTCTCAAACAGCGTgtgcgccccctggtggctctAACATGTCACTGCATAATAAACAACTCGAACATCTGACGCTGCTGTGAAAACCAACAAACTTCTCATTCAAACAGCTGGATTTATTCTTGCCAAAAGCTAAAATTTTCAagattacatttgaacacacCTTGGCAATGTAGTAATATATCTTTGccatactatttttttttctttgaatagAGGTTGGGTGCATGGTGATGTAACTGGATGCAGGGAGCGGGACGAGGGCGGCGCTCTGTCAGCTCAGACTCTGTAAATCTCACAAACATCCAGcggtaaatgtgttttaaactTATTAAGCAAACCGCGTCCACATCGACCAGTCAAGGCCGGTCTGGGTCGCCTCGCTCGCTAcgatatataaaataaaatcagagtCGATATGTACAAACACTGTCGATTTCTTCCCATGGAGCCGCCATGAAATCTGTTCTGGTTCAGTAAATTTCTGCTCTGCATGATCAAGCCTCGAGGTTTAATTAGCATCAAGAAAGTTTacgcaaaaatgaaaattaaaagaatTATACAATGGGAAGAAACAGAGAGTCTGTGATGGCGCAGAGGGACATGATCGATGTTTACAGAAAGGTTCGCAAAATCCTGAACTTAAGGAGCTCTGTGTGAGTTATCAGCCGTCTGTGTTTGGACGTCTCTGCccgtctcagctgtctgtccgATTTAGCAGAAAAAACTTGAGTATTCTCTCaggttaaagtggtaaattaacaagaaaaaaaatcacaaatttatgagaaaaattaaaaattctggggtaataaatgcacaaatttgcaagaaaaactcataaatttaaaatcagacatttaagggaaaaaaactcataaatttaATATC comes from Myripristis murdjan chromosome 12, fMyrMur1.1, whole genome shotgun sequence and encodes:
- the txnl1 gene encoding thioredoxin-like protein 1 produces the protein MVGVKVIGNDSDFQPELAAAGSRLAVVKFTMAGCRPCVRIGPAFALLSNKYPQVVFLEVDVHVCQATAASNNISATPTFLFFRNRVRVDQYQGADAAGLEEKIKQHTENDPGNSEDSDIPKGYMDLMPFVNKAGCECLNESDDMGFDNCLNKEPSYLESDCDEQLLITIAFNQPVKLFSMKLVSSDFAKAPKEMKVFINLPRSMGFDDAERSEATQTLDLSEEDYKDDGLIPLRYVKFQNVQSVTLFVKSNQGDEETTKINYLTFIGTPVQATNMNDFKRVVGKKGESH